A part of Molothrus aeneus isolate 106 chromosome 10, BPBGC_Maene_1.0, whole genome shotgun sequence genomic DNA contains:
- the EIF4G1 gene encoding eukaryotic translation initiation factor 4 gamma 1 isoform X8 translates to MNKAPQPTGGAPTAPHPAPSPGLPQPTFPPGQTAPVVFNPAPTSQMNTPSQPRQGGFRSLQHFYQNRAQPPASASRVQSNTTARPGPPAHVYPAASQVMMIPSQISYTPSQGAYYIPGQGRSTYVVPTQQYPVQPGAPSFYPGASPTEFGTYAGAYYPAQGVQQFSAGVPTAQVIVSQQPPIPPKRERKTIRIRDPNQGGKDITEEIMSGARTSSTPTPPQAGSGLEPQANGETPHVAVIVRPDDRPKPALVVSKPVSLEPSKSASPSPPPPLIPEVEPVVLSPVTLVPMEPPVDTDVKAEQGEAPPDPQKTLSAITTVPGAAELPLVPAPNMDTVAAEEEEEEEEKVAISLPEPTLQEPVPPEVPPVPTVPSMPAVPLVPAAPSPPPVVPQAPEAPAKPASPSPPPPREEPCPEPTEANGVLEETPETVPEAPVCQPVPVSEPVPVPTLDSPVAQAEELPLPNGVEGTSKAEPSEERPESDVSPISEPEEPAQPGTPASPPAEEEEEESEGPGETQERSLSPAPAPSQISEATAQVAMSVPKKKRRMKELNKKEAVGDLLDAFKESQTGDSASEAENKPPVSTPASEAEDVAPARPQEESEETWEEKEDKLAPEKGKAAGQKYGYKEEQWKPLNPEEKKRYDREFLLGFQFIFASMQKPEGLPQITDVVLDKANKTPLRPIDPLRISSMNCSPDFTPSFANLGRPVMGNRGLPSGLGPRRSQPSQRKEPRKIIATVSLNEDVKLNKAEKAWKPSSKRASEEEDPENIKTQELLRRVRSILNKLTPQMFQQLMKQVMELSIDTEERLKGVIDLVFEKAISEPNFSVAYANMCRCLMGLKVPTTDKPTVTVNFRKLLLNRCQKEFEKDKDDDEIFEKRQKEMDDASAPEEKARMKDELEEARDKARRRSLGNIKFIGELFKLKMLTEAIMHDCVVKLLKNHDEESLECLCRLLTTIGKDLDFEKAKPRMDQYFNQMEKIIKEKKTSSRIRFMLQDVIDLRRNSWVPRRGDQGPKTIDQIHKEAEMEEHREHIKVQQLMSKDKRRGPPGPSSGGRSSLVADDGWNTVPISKGNRPIDTSRLTKITKPGSIDSNNQLFAPGGRLSWGKGSSGGSGAKPADSASDSGRPATSTLNRFSALQQSMPAESPESRRVVQRSSSSRDRSEKAGDRGDRESRSEKGSDRLERLDRGERVDRNRSALTKRSFSKETEDRSREREKQGGPEAVRKAASMTEQRDRSRETVKQEPTPPATSTKPALSEEELEKKSKAIIEEYLHINDMKEALQCVQELGSPSSLYIFVQNGIESTLERSTISREHMGALLCQLVKAGTLSKEQYYKGLREILEIAEDMEIDIPHIWLYLAELITPILQEEGIPMEELFREITKPLVPIGKATTLLVEVLGLLCKGMGQKTAGKLWRDGGLSWKEFLPEDQDVNKFVTEQKLEYTMGDSSDMPSRKELTSEELCKQMDKLLKENPNNQRIYDWIEANLSEQQVSSNTFIRALMTSVCHLAIVFENPYRVDAMVIRNQAKLLQKYLRDEQKELQALYALQALVVKLDQPPNLLRMFFDALYDEDVIKEEAFYKWESSKDPAEQQGKGVALKSVTAFFTWLREAEDESDNN, encoded by the exons CGGGTGCGTATTACCCGGCGCAGGGGGTGCAGCAGTTCTCAGCGGGGGTCCCCACTGCCCAGGTCATTGTGAGCCAGCAACCACCGATCCCCCCAAAACGAGAACGCAAGACG ATCCGAATACGAGACCCCAACCAAGGTGGCAAAGACATTACAGAAGAAATTATGTCTGGAGCAAGGACCTCATCCACCCCCACTCCTCCACAG GCTGGAAGCGGTTTGGAGCCCCAGGCCAATGGAGAGACCCCTCATGTAGCAGTTATTGTCCGGCCCG ATGACCGCCCAAAGCCTGCGCTGGTGGTGAGCAAGCCCGTCTCCCTGGAGCCCAGCAAGTCAGCATCCCCgtctcctccccctcccctgatCCCCGAGGTGGAGCCCGTGGTGCTCTCGCCTGTGACGCTGGTGCCAATGGAGCCTCCTGTGGACACGGACGTGAAAGCGGAGCAGGGCGAGGCGCCACCTGACCCGCAAAAGACGTTAAGCGCCATCACTACAGTGCCAGGGGCTGCGGAGCTGCCCCTTGTGCCCGCGCCCAACATGGACACGGTGGctgcggaggaggaggaggaagaggaggagaaggttgCTATTTCCCTCCCAGAGCCCACCCTGCAGGAGCCTGTGCCCCCTGAGGTGCCGCCGGTGCCCACTGTTCCCTCGATGCCAGCCGTGCCCCTGGTGCCGGCTGCGCCGTCGCCACCGCCCGTTGTACCACAGGCCCCCGAAGCGCCTGCCAAacctgcctcccccagcccccctcCGCCCCGGGaagagccctgccctgagcccactGAGGCCAATGGGGTTTTGGAGGAGACACCTGAGACGGTCCCTGAGGCGCCCGTGTGCCAGCCAGTGCCGGTCTCCGAGCCGGtgcctgtgcccaccctggaCTCCCCCGTTGCCCAGGCTGAAGAGCTGCCCCTACCCAATGGTGTGGAGGGCACCAGCAAAGCAGAGCCAAGTGAGGAGCGGCCCGAGTCAGATGTCAGTCCCATCTCAGAGCCtgaggagccagcccagcctggcacccctgcctccccacctgcagaggaggaggaggaagagagcgAAGGCCCTGGTGAGACCCAGGAGCGAAGCttgagcccagcccctgccccttcGCAGATCTCGGAGGCGACCGCACAAG TCGCCATGTCGGTGCCAAAGAAGAAACGAAGGATGAAGGAGCTGAACAAGAAGGAGGCAGTAGGTGATTTGCTGGATGCCTTTAAAGAG tCTCAGACTGGTGATAGTGCCTCGGAGGCGGAGAACAAGCCCCCCGTGTCTACCCCTGCCAGTGAAGCAGAGGATGTGGCTCCTGCCCGTCCACAGGAGGAATCGGAAGAGAcatgggaggagaaggaagacaAGTTGGCCCCAGAGAAGGGCAAGGCTGCTGGCCAGAAGTATGGCTACAAGGAAG AGCAATGGAAGCCATTGAACCCTGAGGAGAAGAAGCGATATGACCGGGAGTTCCTGCTGGGCTTCCAGTTCATCTTTGCCAGCATGCAGAAACCTGAGGGGCTGCCCCAGATCACAGATGTGGTGCTGGACAAG GCCAATAAGACCCCACTGCGGCCAATCGACCCCCTCCGCATCAGTAGCATGAACTGCAGCCCTGACTTCACCCCCTCCTTCGCCAACCTTGGCCGGCCTGTCATGGGCAACCGGGGCCTG CCCTCAGGGTTGGGTCCCCGCCGCTCCCAGCCGAGTCAGAGGAAGGAGCCCCGCAAAATCATTGCTACTGTGTCCCTCAATGAGGATGTCAAGCTGAACAAGGCCGAGAAGGCCTGGAAACCCAGCAGCAAACGTGCTTCCGAGGAGGAGGATCCTGAGAATATCAAGACACag GAACTGCTCCGCCGTGTCCGCAGCATCCTCAACAAGCTGACACCCCAGATGTTCCAGCAACTGATGAAGCAGGTGATGGAGTTGTCCATCGACACGGAGGAGCGGCTCAAGGGTGTCATCGACCTCGTCTTCGAGAAGGCCATCTCGGAGCCAAACTTCTCTGTTGCCTATGCTAACATGTGCCGTTGCCTTATGGGG CTTAAAGTGCCCACAACAGACAAGCCCACAGTGACTGTGAACTTCCGCAAGCTGCTGCTCAACCGCTGCCAGAAGGAGTTTGAGAAGGACAAGGATGATGATGAGATCTTTGAGAAGCGGCAGAAGGAGATGGATGATGCCAGTGCT CCCGAGGAGAAGGCGCGCATGAAGGATGAGCTGGAGGAGGCGCGGGACAAGGCCCGACGACGATCCCTGGGCAACATCAAGTTCATTGGAGAGCTCTTCAAACTGAAGATGTTGACAGAGGCCATTATGCATGACTGCGTGGTGAAGCTGCTCAAAAACCACGATGAAGAGTCTCTTGAGTGCCTTTGCCGCCTGCTTACGACTATTGGCAAGGACTTGGACTTCGAGAAAGCCAAG CCCAGGATGGACCAGTACTTCAATCAGATGGAGAAGATcatcaaagagaaaaagacatCATCCCGAATCCGTTTCATGCTGCAGGATGTGATTGACCTAAGACGG aaTAGCTGGGTGCCGCGGCGGGGAGACCAGGGCCCCAAAACCATCGATCAGATCCACAAGGAAGCAGAGATGGAGGAGCATCGAGAACACATCAAAGTGCAGCAGCTCATGTCAAAGGATAAGAGGAGAGGACCCCCTGGGCCATCCTCTGGTG GACGCAGTAGCCTGGTTGCAGATGATGGCTGGAACACGGTGCCCATCAGCAAGGGCAACCGGCCCATTGACACCAGCCGGTTAACAAAGATCACCAAG CCTGGATCCATTGACTCCAATAACCAGCTCTTTGCACCGGGTGGGCGGCTGAGCTGGGGCAAAGGCAGCAGCGGAGGGTCTGGCGCAAAGCCTGCAGATTCAG CATCTGATTCAGGGCGACCAGCCACGAGCACCTTGAACCGCTTCTCAGCGCTCCAGCAGTCAATGCCTGCCGAGAGCCCAGAGTCCCGCCGTGTGGTGCAAAG gagcagctccagccgtGACAGGTCAGAgaaggctggggacagaggggaccgGGAGTCACGTTCGGAGAAGGGCAGCGACCGTCTAGAGCGTCTTGACCGGGGGGAGAGAGTAGACAGGAACAGGTCTGCCCTCACCAAGAGGAGCTTCAGCAAAGAGAcagaggacaggagccgagAACGGGAGAAGCAGGGCGGCCCCGAGGCTGTGCGCAAGGCTGCGAGCATGACGGAGCAACGGGACCGGAGCCGAGAGACTG TTAAACAAGAGCCAACACCTCCTGCAACATCCACCAAGCCCGCGCTGTCAGAAGAGGAACTGGAGAAGAAATCCAAGGCGATCATAGAGGAATACCTGCACATCAATGACATGAAG gaggccctgcagtgtgtgcaggagctgggcagccccTCCTCACTCTACATCTTTGTGCAAAATGGCATCGAGTCCACGCTGGAGAGGAGCACCATCTCCCGCGAGCACAtgggagccctgctctgccagctggtGAAGGCAGGCACGCTCTCCAAGGAGCAGTACTACAAAGG GCTGCGGGAGATCTTGGAGATCGCAGAGGACATGGAGATTGACATCCCACACATCTGGCTGTACCTGGCTGAGCTCATCACACCCATCCTGCAAGAGGAAGGCATCCCCATGGAGGAGCTGTTCAG GGAGATCACAAAGCCCCTGGTGCCCATTGGGAAGGCCACCACGCTGCTGGTTGAGGTGCTGGGCTTGTTGTGCAAGGGCATG GGCCAGAAGACCGCAGGAAAGCTGTGGAGGGATGGGggcctgagctggaaggaattcctgcctgagGACCAGGATGTCAACAAATTTGTCACAGAGCAG AAATTGGAGTACACGATGGGGGACAGCTCAGACATGCCAAGCCGCAAGGAGCTGAcctcagaggagctgtgcaAGCAAATGGACAAACTGCTGAAGGAGAACCCGAACAACCAAAGAATATACGACTGGATTGAG GCCAACCTGAGCGAGCAGCAGGTCTCGTCCAACACGTTTATCAGGGCCCTGATGACGTCTGTGTGCCACTTGGCCATTGTCT TTGAGAACCCGTACCGCGTGGACGCCATGGTCATCCGCAACCAGGCCAAGCTGCTCCAGAAGTACCTGCGGGATGAGCAGAAGGAGCTCCAGGCACTCTATGCCCTGCAAGCCTTGGTGGTGAAGTTGGACCAGCCTCCCA ACCTGCTGCGGATGTTCTTTGATGCCCTCTACGATGAGGACGTCATCAAGGAGGAGGCTTTCTACAAGTGGGAGTCCAGCAAGGACCCGGCCGAGCAGCAGGGTAAAGGGGTGGCTCTCAAATCGGTGACAGCCTTTTTCACCTGGCTCCGGGAAGCTGAGGATGAGTCGGACAACAACTGA
- the EIF4G1 gene encoding eukaryotic translation initiation factor 4 gamma 1 isoform X6, with amino-acid sequence MSWVGWTQAAPQHFYQNRAQPPASASRVQSNTTARPGPPAHVYPAASQVMMIPSQISYTPSQGAYYIPGQGRSTYVVPTQQYPVQPGAPSFYPGASPTEFGTYAGAYYPAQGVQQFSAGVPTAQVIVSQQPPIPPKRERKTIRIRDPNQGGKDITEEIMSGARTSSTPTPPQAGSGLEPQANGETPHVAVIVRPDDRPKPALVVSKPVSLEPSKSASPSPPPPLIPEVEPVVLSPVTLVPMEPPVDTDVKAEQGEAPPDPQKTLSAITTVPGAAELPLVPAPNMDTVAAEEEEEEEEKVAISLPEPTLQEPVPPEVPPVPTVPSMPAVPLVPAAPSPPPVVPQAPEAPAKPASPSPPPPREEPCPEPTEANGVLEETPETVPEAPVCQPVPVSEPVPVPTLDSPVAQAEELPLPNGVEGTSKAEPSEERPESDVSPISEPEEPAQPGTPASPPAEEEEEESEGPGETQERSLSPAPAPSQISEATAQVAMSVPKKKRRMKELNKKEAVGDLLDAFKESQTGDSASEAENKPPVSTPASEAEDVAPARPQEESEETWEEKEDKLAPEKGKAAGQKYGYKEEQWKPLNPEEKKRYDREFLLGFQFIFASMQKPEGLPQITDVVLDKPCVPSQANKTPLRPIDPLRISSMNCSPDFTPSFANLGRPVMGNRGLPSGLGPRRSQPSQRKEPRKIIATVSLNEDVKLNKAEKAWKPSSKRASEEEDPENIKTQELLRRVRSILNKLTPQMFQQLMKQVMELSIDTEERLKGVIDLVFEKAISEPNFSVAYANMCRCLMGLKVPTTDKPTVTVNFRKLLLNRCQKEFEKDKDDDEIFEKRQKEMDDASAPEEKARMKDELEEARDKARRRSLGNIKFIGELFKLKMLTEAIMHDCVVKLLKNHDEESLECLCRLLTTIGKDLDFEKAKPRMDQYFNQMEKIIKEKKTSSRIRFMLQDVIDLRRNSWVPRRGDQGPKTIDQIHKEAEMEEHREHIKVQQLMSKDKRRGPPGPSSGGRSSLVADDGWNTVPISKGNRPIDTSRLTKITKPGSIDSNNQLFAPGGRLSWGKGSSGGSGAKPADSASDSGRPATSTLNRFSALQQSMPAESPESRRVVQRSSSSRDRSEKAGDRGDRESRSEKGSDRLERLDRGERVDRNRSALTKRSFSKETEDRSREREKQGGPEAVRKAASMTEQRDRSRETVKQEPTPPATSTKPALSEEELEKKSKAIIEEYLHINDMKEALQCVQELGSPSSLYIFVQNGIESTLERSTISREHMGALLCQLVKAGTLSKEQYYKGLREILEIAEDMEIDIPHIWLYLAELITPILQEEGIPMEELFREITKPLVPIGKATTLLVEVLGLLCKGMGQKTAGKLWRDGGLSWKEFLPEDQDVNKFVTEQKLEYTMGDSSDMPSRKELTSEELCKQMDKLLKENPNNQRIYDWIEANLSEQQVSSNTFIRALMTSVCHLAIVFENPYRVDAMVIRNQAKLLQKYLRDEQKELQALYALQALVVKLDQPPNLLRMFFDALYDEDVIKEEAFYKWESSKDPAEQQGKGVALKSVTAFFTWLREAEDESDNN; translated from the exons CGGGTGCGTATTACCCGGCGCAGGGGGTGCAGCAGTTCTCAGCGGGGGTCCCCACTGCCCAGGTCATTGTGAGCCAGCAACCACCGATCCCCCCAAAACGAGAACGCAAGACG ATCCGAATACGAGACCCCAACCAAGGTGGCAAAGACATTACAGAAGAAATTATGTCTGGAGCAAGGACCTCATCCACCCCCACTCCTCCACAG GCTGGAAGCGGTTTGGAGCCCCAGGCCAATGGAGAGACCCCTCATGTAGCAGTTATTGTCCGGCCCG ATGACCGCCCAAAGCCTGCGCTGGTGGTGAGCAAGCCCGTCTCCCTGGAGCCCAGCAAGTCAGCATCCCCgtctcctccccctcccctgatCCCCGAGGTGGAGCCCGTGGTGCTCTCGCCTGTGACGCTGGTGCCAATGGAGCCTCCTGTGGACACGGACGTGAAAGCGGAGCAGGGCGAGGCGCCACCTGACCCGCAAAAGACGTTAAGCGCCATCACTACAGTGCCAGGGGCTGCGGAGCTGCCCCTTGTGCCCGCGCCCAACATGGACACGGTGGctgcggaggaggaggaggaagaggaggagaaggttgCTATTTCCCTCCCAGAGCCCACCCTGCAGGAGCCTGTGCCCCCTGAGGTGCCGCCGGTGCCCACTGTTCCCTCGATGCCAGCCGTGCCCCTGGTGCCGGCTGCGCCGTCGCCACCGCCCGTTGTACCACAGGCCCCCGAAGCGCCTGCCAAacctgcctcccccagcccccctcCGCCCCGGGaagagccctgccctgagcccactGAGGCCAATGGGGTTTTGGAGGAGACACCTGAGACGGTCCCTGAGGCGCCCGTGTGCCAGCCAGTGCCGGTCTCCGAGCCGGtgcctgtgcccaccctggaCTCCCCCGTTGCCCAGGCTGAAGAGCTGCCCCTACCCAATGGTGTGGAGGGCACCAGCAAAGCAGAGCCAAGTGAGGAGCGGCCCGAGTCAGATGTCAGTCCCATCTCAGAGCCtgaggagccagcccagcctggcacccctgcctccccacctgcagaggaggaggaggaagagagcgAAGGCCCTGGTGAGACCCAGGAGCGAAGCttgagcccagcccctgccccttcGCAGATCTCGGAGGCGACCGCACAAG TCGCCATGTCGGTGCCAAAGAAGAAACGAAGGATGAAGGAGCTGAACAAGAAGGAGGCAGTAGGTGATTTGCTGGATGCCTTTAAAGAG tCTCAGACTGGTGATAGTGCCTCGGAGGCGGAGAACAAGCCCCCCGTGTCTACCCCTGCCAGTGAAGCAGAGGATGTGGCTCCTGCCCGTCCACAGGAGGAATCGGAAGAGAcatgggaggagaaggaagacaAGTTGGCCCCAGAGAAGGGCAAGGCTGCTGGCCAGAAGTATGGCTACAAGGAAG AGCAATGGAAGCCATTGAACCCTGAGGAGAAGAAGCGATATGACCGGGAGTTCCTGCTGGGCTTCCAGTTCATCTTTGCCAGCATGCAGAAACCTGAGGGGCTGCCCCAGATCACAGATGTGGTGCTGGACAAG CCGTGTGTACCTTCGCAGGCCAATAAGACCCCACTGCGGCCAATCGACCCCCTCCGCATCAGTAGCATGAACTGCAGCCCTGACTTCACCCCCTCCTTCGCCAACCTTGGCCGGCCTGTCATGGGCAACCGGGGCCTG CCCTCAGGGTTGGGTCCCCGCCGCTCCCAGCCGAGTCAGAGGAAGGAGCCCCGCAAAATCATTGCTACTGTGTCCCTCAATGAGGATGTCAAGCTGAACAAGGCCGAGAAGGCCTGGAAACCCAGCAGCAAACGTGCTTCCGAGGAGGAGGATCCTGAGAATATCAAGACACag GAACTGCTCCGCCGTGTCCGCAGCATCCTCAACAAGCTGACACCCCAGATGTTCCAGCAACTGATGAAGCAGGTGATGGAGTTGTCCATCGACACGGAGGAGCGGCTCAAGGGTGTCATCGACCTCGTCTTCGAGAAGGCCATCTCGGAGCCAAACTTCTCTGTTGCCTATGCTAACATGTGCCGTTGCCTTATGGGG CTTAAAGTGCCCACAACAGACAAGCCCACAGTGACTGTGAACTTCCGCAAGCTGCTGCTCAACCGCTGCCAGAAGGAGTTTGAGAAGGACAAGGATGATGATGAGATCTTTGAGAAGCGGCAGAAGGAGATGGATGATGCCAGTGCT CCCGAGGAGAAGGCGCGCATGAAGGATGAGCTGGAGGAGGCGCGGGACAAGGCCCGACGACGATCCCTGGGCAACATCAAGTTCATTGGAGAGCTCTTCAAACTGAAGATGTTGACAGAGGCCATTATGCATGACTGCGTGGTGAAGCTGCTCAAAAACCACGATGAAGAGTCTCTTGAGTGCCTTTGCCGCCTGCTTACGACTATTGGCAAGGACTTGGACTTCGAGAAAGCCAAG CCCAGGATGGACCAGTACTTCAATCAGATGGAGAAGATcatcaaagagaaaaagacatCATCCCGAATCCGTTTCATGCTGCAGGATGTGATTGACCTAAGACGG aaTAGCTGGGTGCCGCGGCGGGGAGACCAGGGCCCCAAAACCATCGATCAGATCCACAAGGAAGCAGAGATGGAGGAGCATCGAGAACACATCAAAGTGCAGCAGCTCATGTCAAAGGATAAGAGGAGAGGACCCCCTGGGCCATCCTCTGGTG GACGCAGTAGCCTGGTTGCAGATGATGGCTGGAACACGGTGCCCATCAGCAAGGGCAACCGGCCCATTGACACCAGCCGGTTAACAAAGATCACCAAG CCTGGATCCATTGACTCCAATAACCAGCTCTTTGCACCGGGTGGGCGGCTGAGCTGGGGCAAAGGCAGCAGCGGAGGGTCTGGCGCAAAGCCTGCAGATTCAG CATCTGATTCAGGGCGACCAGCCACGAGCACCTTGAACCGCTTCTCAGCGCTCCAGCAGTCAATGCCTGCCGAGAGCCCAGAGTCCCGCCGTGTGGTGCAAAG gagcagctccagccgtGACAGGTCAGAgaaggctggggacagaggggaccgGGAGTCACGTTCGGAGAAGGGCAGCGACCGTCTAGAGCGTCTTGACCGGGGGGAGAGAGTAGACAGGAACAGGTCTGCCCTCACCAAGAGGAGCTTCAGCAAAGAGAcagaggacaggagccgagAACGGGAGAAGCAGGGCGGCCCCGAGGCTGTGCGCAAGGCTGCGAGCATGACGGAGCAACGGGACCGGAGCCGAGAGACTG TTAAACAAGAGCCAACACCTCCTGCAACATCCACCAAGCCCGCGCTGTCAGAAGAGGAACTGGAGAAGAAATCCAAGGCGATCATAGAGGAATACCTGCACATCAATGACATGAAG gaggccctgcagtgtgtgcaggagctgggcagccccTCCTCACTCTACATCTTTGTGCAAAATGGCATCGAGTCCACGCTGGAGAGGAGCACCATCTCCCGCGAGCACAtgggagccctgctctgccagctggtGAAGGCAGGCACGCTCTCCAAGGAGCAGTACTACAAAGG GCTGCGGGAGATCTTGGAGATCGCAGAGGACATGGAGATTGACATCCCACACATCTGGCTGTACCTGGCTGAGCTCATCACACCCATCCTGCAAGAGGAAGGCATCCCCATGGAGGAGCTGTTCAG GGAGATCACAAAGCCCCTGGTGCCCATTGGGAAGGCCACCACGCTGCTGGTTGAGGTGCTGGGCTTGTTGTGCAAGGGCATG GGCCAGAAGACCGCAGGAAAGCTGTGGAGGGATGGGggcctgagctggaaggaattcctgcctgagGACCAGGATGTCAACAAATTTGTCACAGAGCAG AAATTGGAGTACACGATGGGGGACAGCTCAGACATGCCAAGCCGCAAGGAGCTGAcctcagaggagctgtgcaAGCAAATGGACAAACTGCTGAAGGAGAACCCGAACAACCAAAGAATATACGACTGGATTGAG GCCAACCTGAGCGAGCAGCAGGTCTCGTCCAACACGTTTATCAGGGCCCTGATGACGTCTGTGTGCCACTTGGCCATTGTCT TTGAGAACCCGTACCGCGTGGACGCCATGGTCATCCGCAACCAGGCCAAGCTGCTCCAGAAGTACCTGCGGGATGAGCAGAAGGAGCTCCAGGCACTCTATGCCCTGCAAGCCTTGGTGGTGAAGTTGGACCAGCCTCCCA ACCTGCTGCGGATGTTCTTTGATGCCCTCTACGATGAGGACGTCATCAAGGAGGAGGCTTTCTACAAGTGGGAGTCCAGCAAGGACCCGGCCGAGCAGCAGGGTAAAGGGGTGGCTCTCAAATCGGTGACAGCCTTTTTCACCTGGCTCCGGGAAGCTGAGGATGAGTCGGACAACAACTGA